The following are from one region of the Rosistilla carotiformis genome:
- a CDS encoding sensor domain-containing diguanylate cyclase/phosphohydrolase, with product MKLSTKTKLTASIVLLCVSAIMVASLTELLPDERKLRAQSRLDLCEALATSVTFLVSKGETEQAQMQMELFGQRHDDVVSTGLRYNNMTLVAQTGGHQVHWSRGVTNREDGCYVVSIDANNGRWGELEIQFTPLYAGINRYTSSSLLKLLALVTPLLAIVCHFHFNRILRFLDPKRVVPNRVRQTLDSFAEGVVLLDHEDRIVLANDAFAKHLQRPVDALLGAKFSNLPFESTEESEGGLAALWKAAREKTELRGVTTKLLDPAGHVTAIFSVNVTRVTDDAGNYQGLMAAFADVTPLERKRAQLAAALEDLHRSKQEISNQNKELRYLATRDPLTGCLNRRTFFELFDKHWTQAKTTDAPLCAVMVDIDFFKSINDNYGHSAGDEVLRQTGALLNSIARDNDVVCRYGGEEFSLLLPGVTLQEAERIGEQVRRRVSELQFSKFSITASIGLSGVECGADDPQGLLDQADKCLYVAKRNGRNQVVRFDTVPKQLVVDESQISRTHPQTAPPPAIPFPAVSALLSAMSYRDNQTAQHSIRVSNHAAMLAQRVLGPREVYVVEIAALLHDIGKIGVPDAILLKPGPLTKEEWLQMEKHDRIGVEIINKSFKHPRLTDIVRFHHVRFDGSGGNPNDPVGEAIPVGARILTIVDSFDAMTSDRPYRKGMAIEDAVAELRRCAGTQFDPQLVEIFVELIAARGAVLSTRAKETMSNELVLSIGEQVECLIDAADAGDRKTFVALAERLRLTAEHSNVASLARAANHAIQIVNEDQQLQQLVEQSFELLTVCRAMRSNIARNQFDGRELDVPSPPVAAGKV from the coding sequence ATGAAACTCAGTACAAAAACTAAGCTGACAGCGAGCATCGTGCTGTTGTGCGTCTCGGCGATCATGGTTGCCAGCCTGACAGAATTGCTTCCCGACGAACGCAAACTGCGAGCACAAAGCCGTCTCGATCTCTGCGAAGCGTTGGCGACCAGCGTCACGTTTTTGGTCAGCAAGGGGGAGACCGAACAAGCGCAAATGCAAATGGAGCTGTTCGGTCAACGGCATGACGATGTGGTTTCGACAGGACTCCGATACAACAACATGACGCTGGTTGCGCAAACCGGTGGGCACCAAGTGCATTGGTCGCGCGGGGTCACCAATCGCGAAGATGGTTGCTACGTCGTTTCGATCGATGCCAACAACGGTCGCTGGGGCGAATTGGAAATTCAATTCACGCCGCTGTACGCGGGGATCAATCGCTACACCAGCAGTTCGTTGTTAAAGCTGTTAGCCTTGGTTACACCGTTGTTAGCCATCGTTTGCCACTTTCATTTTAACCGAATCCTGCGTTTCTTGGATCCAAAACGAGTAGTCCCCAATCGTGTTCGCCAAACGTTGGACAGCTTTGCCGAAGGCGTGGTTTTGTTGGATCACGAAGATCGAATTGTGTTGGCAAACGACGCGTTCGCCAAACACTTGCAACGTCCGGTCGACGCGTTGTTGGGCGCGAAGTTTTCCAATCTTCCCTTTGAATCGACCGAAGAGAGTGAAGGGGGACTCGCGGCGCTCTGGAAAGCGGCTCGCGAGAAAACCGAACTACGGGGCGTAACGACCAAATTGCTCGATCCTGCAGGACATGTCACGGCGATCTTTTCCGTCAACGTCACGCGGGTGACCGACGACGCGGGGAACTATCAAGGCTTGATGGCCGCCTTCGCCGATGTCACCCCGTTGGAACGCAAACGCGCTCAATTGGCGGCCGCCCTGGAAGACCTGCATCGATCCAAACAAGAGATCAGTAACCAAAATAAGGAACTGCGCTATCTTGCCACGCGCGATCCGTTGACCGGATGTCTCAATCGTCGCACGTTTTTCGAGTTGTTCGACAAACATTGGACCCAAGCAAAAACAACGGACGCTCCGTTGTGCGCGGTGATGGTCGACATCGACTTTTTTAAGTCGATCAATGACAACTACGGACATAGCGCGGGGGATGAAGTGTTGCGGCAAACCGGCGCGTTATTGAATTCTATCGCCCGTGATAACGATGTCGTTTGTCGTTATGGTGGTGAAGAGTTCAGTCTGTTGTTGCCGGGAGTCACGTTGCAAGAAGCCGAAAGGATCGGAGAACAGGTCCGGCGTCGGGTCAGCGAACTGCAGTTCTCCAAATTTTCGATTACCGCGAGCATTGGCTTGTCCGGGGTTGAGTGTGGGGCCGACGACCCTCAAGGGCTGTTGGATCAGGCGGACAAATGCCTTTATGTCGCCAAACGCAATGGCCGCAACCAGGTCGTCCGATTCGACACGGTGCCCAAGCAGCTTGTCGTCGACGAATCGCAAATCAGTCGAACGCATCCTCAGACCGCCCCTCCACCCGCGATTCCTTTCCCAGCTGTCTCGGCGCTGTTGTCGGCGATGTCATACCGCGACAACCAGACGGCCCAGCATTCGATCCGCGTTTCCAACCACGCTGCCATGTTGGCGCAACGCGTGCTTGGACCGCGTGAGGTCTACGTTGTCGAAATCGCTGCGTTGCTGCACGACATCGGGAAAATTGGTGTCCCCGACGCGATCTTGTTGAAGCCCGGTCCGCTCACGAAAGAGGAGTGGCTGCAGATGGAGAAGCACGATCGGATTGGCGTCGAAATCATTAACAAATCGTTTAAGCATCCCCGTCTGACCGATATCGTTCGCTTTCATCATGTTCGCTTTGATGGTAGCGGAGGCAATCCTAACGATCCCGTGGGTGAAGCGATTCCCGTGGGCGCGCGGATCTTAACGATCGTCGATTCGTTTGACGCGATGACGTCCGATCGTCCCTACCGTAAGGGAATGGCGATCGAGGACGCGGTCGCCGAACTTCGGCGCTGCGCGGGAACTCAGTTCGATCCTCAATTGGTCGAGATCTTTGTCGAATTGATCGCCGCTCGCGGCGCAGTGCTTTCGACCCGGGCGAAGGAAACGATGTCCAACGAATTGGTCCTATCGATTGGCGAGCAGGTGGAATGTCTGATCGACGCAGCCGATGCGGGCGATCGAAAAACGTTTGTCGCCCTGGCCGAACGACTGCGGCTGACCGCCGAACATTCTAACGTCGCATCGTTGGCCCGAGCAGCCAACCATGCGATCCAGATTGTCAACGAAGATCAGCAGCTGCAGCAATTGGTCGAACAATCGTTCGAACTGCTGACAGTGTGCCGTGCGATGCGATCGAATATCGCTAGGAACCAATTCGATGGCCGGGAGCTCGACGTGCCATCGCCCCCCGTGGCGGCTGGCAAGGTTTGA